A section of the Terriglobales bacterium genome encodes:
- a CDS encoding DUF2911 domain-containing protein: protein MKRHIAVATLVVLLTMSLSAQQQDKSKRPSPPGTATVTFADGKKVTIEYSRPFAKGREIFGGLVPYDQVWRTGANEATSLKTDTDLVIGDATVHAGSYTLYTIPSKGSWKLIINKQNGQWGTDYDQSQDLARVDMKVVPWEPVEQFTVSLDKTGAVSAKLNLDWEKTRASADVKEKK, encoded by the coding sequence ATGAAGAGACATATTGCGGTCGCTACATTGGTTGTTTTGCTCACGATGAGCTTGTCGGCACAACAGCAGGACAAGAGCAAACGTCCGAGCCCTCCGGGCACGGCAACGGTTACTTTCGCCGACGGCAAGAAGGTGACAATCGAATACAGCCGTCCATTCGCCAAAGGTCGCGAGATCTTCGGTGGATTGGTCCCATACGATCAGGTCTGGAGAACCGGAGCAAACGAAGCCACGTCTCTCAAGACCGACACCGACTTGGTCATAGGCGACGCCACTGTTCATGCCGGGAGCTATACGCTGTACACAATTCCGTCCAAAGGTTCGTGGAAACTGATTATCAACAAGCAGAACGGACAGTGGGGCACGGACTACGATCAGAGTCAGGATCTGGCGCGAGTGGATATGAAAGTAGTCCCTTGGGAACCAGTGGAGCAATTCACTGTCAGCTTAGACAAAACCGGCGCTGTTTCGGCGAAGCTGAATCTGGACTGGGAGAAGACGCGAGCTTCGGCAGATGTGAAAGAGAAGAAATAG